Proteins encoded by one window of Xanthomonas sp. DAR 80977:
- a CDS encoding MarR family winged helix-turn-helix transcriptional regulator, giving the protein MGSFDQTERRVAFTCERYPAFPREPAVLVRLVKHLYKRIHANACGLLKAYGISPPEYEILMMLYGTPGQCITPTEVAEAASEKPANITRLTDSLCGKDLILRSASPEDRRKITLTLQPAGIALIERMLPAVCTFLDEETAGLDEAEQGQLETLLKKMLAGIDSAG; this is encoded by the coding sequence ATGGGAAGTTTTGATCAGACCGAGCGGCGCGTCGCCTTCACCTGCGAGCGCTATCCCGCCTTCCCGCGCGAGCCGGCCGTGCTGGTCAGGCTCGTCAAGCATCTGTACAAGCGCATCCACGCCAATGCCTGCGGGCTGCTCAAGGCGTACGGCATCAGTCCGCCGGAATACGAGATCCTGATGATGCTGTACGGCACGCCCGGGCAATGCATCACCCCGACCGAAGTGGCCGAGGCGGCGAGCGAGAAGCCGGCCAACATCACCCGCCTCACCGACAGCCTGTGCGGCAAGGACCTGATCCTGCGCTCGGCCAGCCCCGAGGACCGGCGCAAGATCACCTTGACCCTGCAGCCGGCCGGGATCGCGCTGATCGAACGCATGCTGCCGGCGGTGTGCACGTTTCTGGACGAGGAGACCGCCGGCCTGGACGAGGCCGAGCAGGGGCAGCTGGAGACCCTGCTCAAGAAGATGCTGGCCGGGATCGACAGCGCCGGCTGA
- the cfa gene encoding cyclopropane fatty acyl phospholipid synthase produces the protein MAGPLQRRVVELLASADVRVGGARAHDIAVHDPRFYARVLAQGSLGLGESYMDGWWDAPALDATLARLIEARLEQRVHGIADLAHAVRARLFNLQRGQRSYEVGRRHYDLGNDLYQAMLGRRLVYSCGYWAAADDLDAAQEAKLDLVCRKLRLRPGMRVLDIGCGWGEALKFAAERYGVAGVGITVSQAQADYARQLCRGLPIEIRLQDYRALDERFDAIFSIGMFEHVGDKNYRGYFAQVRRCLHPDGLFLLHSIGSNVSRHRTDPWIARYIFPNSMLPSAAQIAAALEGRFVCEDWHNFGADYARTLQAWRDNIEAAWPRLDAQRYDLRFRRMWRFYLAGSMATFRCRRAQLWQLLLSPEGVRGGYRAPR, from the coding sequence ATGGCCGGGCCGCTGCAGCGCCGTGTCGTCGAGCTGCTCGCCAGTGCCGACGTGCGCGTCGGCGGCGCGCGTGCCCACGACATCGCGGTGCACGACCCTCGCTTCTACGCGCGGGTGCTGGCGCAGGGCTCGCTGGGCCTGGGCGAGAGCTACATGGACGGCTGGTGGGATGCGCCGGCGCTGGACGCGACGCTGGCGCGGCTGATCGAGGCCCGGCTCGAGCAACGCGTGCACGGCATCGCCGACCTGGCCCATGCGGTGCGCGCACGCCTGTTCAACCTGCAGCGCGGGCAACGCAGCTACGAGGTCGGGCGCCGCCACTACGACCTGGGCAACGACCTGTACCAGGCGATGCTCGGCCGGCGCCTGGTCTACAGCTGCGGCTACTGGGCCGCGGCCGACGACCTGGACGCGGCGCAGGAGGCCAAGCTGGACCTGGTCTGCCGCAAGCTGCGCTTGCGCCCGGGCATGCGCGTGCTGGACATCGGCTGCGGCTGGGGCGAGGCGCTGAAGTTCGCCGCCGAGCGCTACGGCGTGGCCGGCGTCGGCATCACCGTGTCGCAGGCGCAGGCCGACTACGCGCGGCAACTGTGCCGCGGCCTGCCGATCGAGATCCGCCTGCAGGACTACCGCGCCCTGGACGAACGCTTCGATGCGATCTTCTCGATCGGCATGTTCGAGCACGTCGGCGACAAGAACTACCGCGGCTATTTCGCGCAGGTGCGGCGTTGCCTGCATCCCGATGGGCTGTTCCTGCTGCACAGCATCGGCAGCAACGTCTCGCGGCACCGTACCGATCCGTGGATCGCGCGCTACATCTTTCCCAATTCGATGCTGCCGTCGGCCGCGCAGATCGCCGCGGCGCTGGAAGGCCGCTTCGTGTGCGAGGACTGGCACAACTTCGGCGCCGACTACGCGCGCACCCTGCAGGCCTGGCGCGACAACATCGAGGCGGCCTGGCCACGCCTGGATGCGCAGCGCTACGACCTGCGTTTCCGGCGCATGTGGCGCTTCTATCTGGCCGGGTCGATGGCGACCTTCCGCTGCCGCCGCGCGCAGCTGTGGCAATTGCTGCTGTCGCCCGAAGGTGTACGGGGAGGATACCGCGCACCGCGTTGA
- a CDS encoding oligopeptide:H+ symporter, with translation MSAASAAAGARMPRQIPYIIGNEACERFSFYGMRNILVQFLITSLLLQEVTAPGREAEAKHVMHSFMVGVYFFPLLGGWLADRFFGKYTTILWFSLVYCAGHACLALFEGSRGGFFLGLGLIALGAGGIKPLVASFMGDQFDQSNKHLAKVVFDAFYWIINFGSLFASLLIPLALKNLGPAWAFGIPGILMFVATLVFWAGRHRYVRVPLPPKDPHGFAQVVRSALLARAPGQRRPGLVLAAVAVALALASFALLPTLGIVICLCLALVLLLAGVGGGTWWQLERARALHPDAAVDGVRAVLRVLVVFALATPFFSLFDQKASTWVLQGQQMQMPDWFSASQMQALNPALVMLLIPFNNLVLYPLLRRGGYEPTALRRMTAGIAFSGLAWIVVGTLQVAMDGGDALSIAWQILPYALLTFGEVLVSATGLEFAYSQAPQSMKGVVMSFWNLTTTVGNLWVLLSNAAVRNDTVTAHIGSTGLSETAFLMFFFAAFACVAALLFGLYARRYRMVDHYRTA, from the coding sequence ATGAGCGCGGCCAGCGCAGCGGCCGGCGCGCGGATGCCGCGGCAGATCCCGTACATCATCGGCAACGAGGCCTGCGAGCGTTTCAGCTTCTACGGCATGCGCAACATCCTGGTGCAGTTCCTGATCACCTCGCTGTTGCTGCAGGAAGTGACCGCGCCCGGCCGCGAGGCCGAGGCCAAGCACGTCATGCACAGCTTCATGGTCGGCGTGTATTTCTTCCCGCTGCTCGGCGGCTGGCTGGCCGACCGCTTCTTCGGCAAGTACACCACCATCCTGTGGTTCAGCCTGGTCTATTGCGCCGGCCATGCCTGCCTGGCGCTGTTCGAGGGCAGCCGCGGCGGCTTCTTCCTCGGTCTGGGCCTGATCGCGCTGGGCGCGGGCGGGATCAAGCCGCTGGTGGCCTCGTTCATGGGCGACCAGTTCGACCAGTCCAACAAGCACCTGGCCAAGGTGGTGTTCGACGCCTTCTACTGGATCATCAACTTCGGTTCGCTGTTCGCCTCGCTGCTGATCCCGCTGGCGCTGAAGAACCTCGGCCCGGCCTGGGCGTTCGGCATTCCCGGGATCCTGATGTTCGTGGCCACGCTGGTGTTCTGGGCCGGGCGCCACCGTTACGTGCGCGTGCCGCTGCCGCCGAAGGATCCGCACGGTTTCGCCCAGGTGGTGCGCAGCGCGCTGCTGGCGCGCGCGCCGGGGCAGCGGCGTCCGGGCCTGGTGCTGGCCGCCGTCGCGGTGGCGCTGGCGCTGGCCAGCTTCGCGCTGCTGCCGACGCTGGGCATCGTGATCTGCCTGTGCCTGGCGCTGGTGCTGCTGCTGGCCGGTGTCGGCGGCGGCACCTGGTGGCAGCTGGAGCGCGCCCGCGCGCTGCATCCGGACGCGGCGGTGGACGGCGTGCGCGCGGTGCTGCGGGTGCTGGTGGTGTTCGCGCTGGCGACCCCGTTCTTCTCGCTGTTCGACCAGAAGGCCTCGACCTGGGTGCTGCAGGGCCAGCAGATGCAGATGCCCGACTGGTTCAGCGCCTCGCAGATGCAGGCGCTGAATCCGGCGCTGGTGATGCTGCTGATCCCGTTCAACAACCTGGTGCTGTACCCGCTGCTGCGCCGCGGCGGCTACGAGCCGACCGCGCTGCGGCGGATGACCGCCGGCATCGCCTTCAGCGGCCTGGCCTGGATCGTGGTCGGTACGCTGCAGGTGGCCATGGACGGCGGCGACGCGCTGTCCATCGCCTGGCAGATCCTGCCGTACGCGCTGCTGACCTTCGGCGAGGTGCTGGTGTCGGCGACCGGGCTGGAATTCGCCTACAGCCAGGCGCCGCAGTCGATGAAGGGCGTGGTGATGAGCTTCTGGAACCTGACCACCACGGTCGGCAACCTGTGGGTGCTGCTGTCCAACGCGGCGGTGCGCAACGACACCGTCACCGCGCACATCGGCAGTACCGGGCTCAGCGAAACCGCGTTCCTGATGTTCTTCTTCGCCGCCTTCGCCTGCGTCGCCGCGCTGCTGTTCGGGCTGTACGCGCGCCGCTACCGCATGGTCGACCACTACCGCACCGCCTGA
- a CDS encoding RNA polymerase sigma factor, which produces MQPDPVAAVGDGICELLPRLRRFARAIAGHPADADDLLQVAIERALRHAEQWRPQTPLRHWLFGIIRNAWIDEVRAQRRRRQIFVDAAEGEQVGDSPLERQQEWMAVQAAMARLPDEQRWAIALVLIEGLAYKDAAALLEIPIGTLTSRLARGREALQALLEVTT; this is translated from the coding sequence ATGCAACCCGATCCTGTGGCGGCCGTCGGCGACGGCATCTGCGAACTGCTGCCGCGGCTGCGGCGCTTCGCCCGTGCCATTGCCGGCCATCCCGCCGACGCCGACGATCTGCTGCAGGTGGCGATCGAACGCGCGCTGCGCCATGCCGAACAATGGCGGCCACAGACGCCGTTGCGGCACTGGCTGTTCGGCATCATCCGCAATGCCTGGATCGACGAGGTCCGCGCGCAGCGGCGGCGCCGGCAGATCTTCGTCGACGCGGCGGAAGGCGAGCAGGTCGGCGACAGCCCGCTGGAACGGCAGCAGGAGTGGATGGCGGTGCAGGCGGCGATGGCCAGGTTGCCCGACGAGCAGCGCTGGGCCATCGCCCTGGTCCTGATCGAAGGGCTGGCGTACAAGGACGCGGCTGCGCTGCTGGAGATCCCGATCGGCACCCTCACCAGCCGCCTGGCGCGCGGGCGCGAGGCGTTGCAGGCGTTACTGGAGGTCACGACATGA
- a CDS encoding anti-sigma factor family protein, with protein MSDIDASTLQAYADGELDALQAARVEAALRADPQLAAALQRLQRLQARLRAGFAPVLDEAVPPRLLAAARSRPAPRADPPADATAEPAVASLPLPVTSRAHRARQRPTRRWGWPAAVAAALLLGVWITQRQMPQPAAPAAARGSAASGELAHALDQQLSGGADTGVRIGLSFRDRDGRYCRTFALRAGSAGLACQRDGRWQVQMQVPAPAPDGAAVDAGLRMAASAMPAAVLQAVDARIEGQALDADGERRARARGWR; from the coding sequence ATGAGCGACATCGACGCATCCACCCTGCAGGCCTATGCCGATGGCGAACTCGACGCGCTGCAGGCCGCGCGGGTCGAGGCGGCGCTGCGCGCCGATCCGCAGTTGGCGGCGGCGCTGCAGCGGCTGCAGCGATTGCAGGCGCGCCTGCGCGCAGGCTTCGCGCCGGTGCTCGACGAAGCGGTCCCGCCGCGCCTGCTGGCCGCGGCGCGGTCGCGGCCGGCGCCGCGCGCCGATCCGCCGGCGGACGCCACGGCCGAACCCGCCGTCGCGTCCTTGCCCTTGCCGGTGACATCGCGCGCCCACCGTGCCAGGCAGCGCCCGACGCGACGCTGGGGCTGGCCGGCCGCAGTCGCCGCCGCGCTGCTGCTCGGGGTGTGGATCACGCAGCGCCAGATGCCGCAGCCGGCCGCGCCGGCCGCCGCCCGCGGCAGCGCGGCCAGCGGCGAGCTCGCCCACGCATTGGACCAGCAGTTGTCCGGCGGCGCAGACACCGGCGTGCGCATCGGCCTGAGCTTCCGCGATCGCGACGGCCGCTACTGCCGGACGTTCGCGTTGCGCGCTGGCAGTGCCGGGCTGGCCTGCCAGCGCGATGGACGCTGGCAGGTGCAAATGCAGGTGCCAGCGCCTGCGCCGGACGGCGCAGCCGTCGATGCCGGCCTGCGCATGGCCGCCAGCGCGATGCCGGCCGCCGTGCTGCAGGCGGTGGATGCGCGCATCGAGGGCCAGGCCCTGGACGCGGACGGCGAGCGGCGCGCGCGCGCGCGCGGCTGGCGCTAG
- a CDS encoding DUF3298 and DUF4163 domain-containing protein, translated as MQDTGEADVRDRAQAGQNNPWRCTALALAATLAVAGCKREAAVPAAAPAPAAAPAAAAVPAAPAPLELKDVIEHSPSYVVGITFPPALNRYPGLAEAVGRYAQAARGELMEAVGGLGNDRPSAPYELSLQFEMLLERPGLVAVAADGSRYTGGAHGEPLVARFVWLPQQQRMLTADTLIPDPKGWAQVADYVATQLRQAVQARVDAEQLPPEDHDEQVRSADKMIAEGTEPQAENFSQFQPLVDAAGKIVALRFVFPPYQVGPYSDGTQSVDVPASVLRGLVAPEYAELFAA; from the coding sequence ATGCAGGACACAGGGGAAGCGGACGTGAGGGACAGGGCACAGGCGGGGCAGAACAATCCATGGCGGTGCACGGCGCTGGCGTTGGCGGCGACGTTGGCCGTGGCAGGGTGCAAGCGCGAGGCCGCCGTGCCCGCCGCCGCGCCGGCGCCGGCCGCGGCCCCCGCCGCCGCGGCCGTGCCGGCCGCCCCGGCGCCGCTGGAACTGAAGGACGTGATCGAGCACAGCCCCAGCTACGTGGTCGGCATCACCTTCCCGCCGGCGCTCAACCGCTACCCGGGCCTGGCCGAGGCGGTCGGCCGCTACGCCCAGGCCGCGCGCGGCGAGTTGATGGAAGCGGTCGGCGGCCTCGGCAACGACCGTCCCAGCGCGCCCTACGAGCTGTCGCTGCAGTTCGAGATGCTGCTGGAACGGCCGGGACTGGTGGCGGTGGCCGCCGACGGCAGCCGCTATACCGGTGGCGCCCACGGCGAGCCGCTGGTGGCGCGCTTCGTGTGGCTGCCGCAGCAGCAGCGCATGCTCACTGCCGACACGCTGATTCCCGATCCCAAGGGCTGGGCGCAGGTGGCCGACTACGTCGCCACGCAACTGCGCCAGGCGGTGCAGGCGCGGGTGGATGCCGAGCAGCTGCCGCCGGAGGACCACGACGAACAGGTGCGCAGCGCCGACAAGATGATCGCCGAAGGAACCGAGCCGCAAGCGGAGAACTTCAGCCAGTTCCAACCCCTGGTCGACGCCGCCGGCAAGATCGTGGCGTTGCGCTTCGTGTTCCCGCCATACCAGGTGGGACCGTATTCCGATGGCACGCAGTCGGTGGACGTGCCGGCCAGCGTGCTGCGCGGCCTGGTGGCGCCGGAATACGCGGAGCTGTTCGCGGCGTAG
- a CDS encoding rhomboid family intramembrane serine protease — protein MPSVTPVNLILIVLTVLVSWAAFNNRKLLDRLILWPPAIDRHRQYDRLVTHGFIHADFPHLLFNMITLYFFGGPIERLMERLTGSVLTYPLFYLAALVVAILPSYLKNQKNPNYFSLGASGAVSAVLFAYILLAPWTGIYFFFIPIPIPAILYALFYVGYSIWMDRRGGDNINHSAHLAGAAFGVMFLLIMEPSVLQHFLDQLAQPRFGRD, from the coding sequence ATGCCGTCCGTCACCCCCGTCAACCTGATCCTGATCGTCCTCACCGTGCTGGTGTCGTGGGCGGCGTTCAACAACCGCAAGCTGCTCGACCGGTTGATCCTGTGGCCGCCGGCGATCGACCGGCACAGGCAGTACGACCGGCTGGTGACCCACGGCTTCATCCATGCCGATTTCCCGCACCTGCTGTTCAACATGATCACGCTGTACTTCTTCGGCGGCCCGATCGAGCGGCTGATGGAGCGGCTGACCGGCAGCGTGCTGACCTATCCGCTGTTCTACCTGGCGGCGCTGGTGGTGGCGATCCTGCCCAGCTACCTGAAGAACCAGAAGAACCCGAACTACTTCAGCCTGGGCGCGTCCGGCGCGGTCTCGGCGGTGCTGTTCGCCTACATCCTGCTGGCGCCGTGGACCGGGATCTATTTCTTCTTCATCCCGATCCCGATCCCGGCGATCCTCTACGCGCTGTTCTACGTGGGCTACAGCATCTGGATGGACCGCCGCGGCGGCGACAACATCAACCACAGCGCGCACCTGGCCGGCGCCGCGTTCGGGGTGATGTTCCTGCTGATCATGGAGCCGTCGGTGCTGCAGCACTTCCTCGACCAGCTGGCGCAGCCGCGCTTCGGTCGCGACTAG
- a CDS encoding GNAT family N-acetyltransferase codes for MSAASLPPIEHDPQRHRFTLQLDGHEAELDYLLQDGRLVITHTGVPGAIGGRGLAARLVAAALEHARSQGLKVTPACSYAAVFVQRHPDYADLLG; via the coding sequence ATGAGCGCAGCGTCCCTCCCGCCGATCGAACACGATCCGCAGCGGCATCGCTTCACCCTGCAACTGGACGGCCACGAGGCCGAGCTGGATTACCTGCTGCAGGACGGGCGCCTGGTCATCACCCACACCGGCGTGCCGGGCGCGATCGGCGGCCGCGGGCTGGCGGCGCGGCTGGTGGCCGCAGCGCTGGAGCATGCGCGCTCGCAGGGCCTGAAGGTGACACCGGCCTGCTCGTATGCGGCGGTGTTCGTCCAGCGCCATCCCGATTACGCCGACTTGCTCGGCTGA
- a CDS encoding M14 family metallopeptidase, producing MIRPWLVPFLLPMLLCSMPLLASDAGLSTEAERSGYARTGRYAETIALCAAFAQRYPQAVRCFDFGTTPEGRPMKALAVSTSGALDAAAAQARKLPVVLIQGGIHAGEIDGKDAGFLALRQLLDGQAARGALDRQVWLFVPVFNVDGHERFGAWNRPNQRGPEQMGWRTTAQNLNLNRDYVKADAPEMQAMLRLVEQWDPLLYVDLHVTDGAQFEHDVSVQVEPLHAGDAALRGDGLRLRDGVLADLKRQGSLPLPYYPSFVVNDDPASGFEDGVATPRFSHGYFQLRNRFGMLVETHSWKPYPQRVRITRNTIVSVLQQVARNGGRWRADALAADARAQQLGGKTVALDYRTTEQSRLVDFRGYAYTRTLSPVSGALMTRYDERTPQIWRVPLRDRIVPSVEVAAPRGGYLVPAAQAALVEAKLRQHGIAFRTLDADATLPVQSFRADDATFAARSSEGHQRLAVKGAWQAETRAVGAGSLFVPIAQPKARLLMALLEPQAPDSLLQWGEFNSAFERTEYMEDYVAEDVARQMLASDPALKAEFEAKLEHDADFAKDPHARLEFFHRRHSSWDAQYRLYPVMRSDEAPS from the coding sequence ATGATCCGACCCTGGCTGGTCCCCTTCCTGCTGCCGATGCTGCTGTGCAGCATGCCATTGCTGGCCAGCGATGCGGGCCTGTCCACCGAGGCCGAACGCAGCGGCTACGCGCGCACCGGCCGCTACGCCGAGACCATCGCGTTGTGCGCTGCGTTCGCGCAGCGCTATCCGCAGGCGGTGCGCTGCTTCGATTTCGGCACCACGCCCGAAGGCCGGCCGATGAAGGCGCTGGCGGTGTCCACCTCCGGCGCGCTGGACGCGGCCGCGGCGCAGGCGCGCAAGCTGCCGGTGGTGCTGATCCAGGGCGGCATCCACGCCGGCGAGATCGACGGCAAGGACGCCGGCTTCCTGGCCCTGCGCCAGCTGCTCGACGGCCAGGCCGCGCGCGGCGCGCTGGACCGGCAGGTGTGGCTGTTCGTGCCGGTGTTCAACGTGGACGGCCACGAGCGCTTCGGGGCCTGGAACCGGCCCAACCAGCGCGGCCCGGAGCAGATGGGCTGGCGCACCACCGCGCAGAACCTCAACCTCAACCGCGACTACGTCAAGGCCGACGCGCCGGAGATGCAGGCGATGCTGCGCCTGGTCGAGCAGTGGGACCCGCTGCTGTACGTGGACCTGCACGTCACCGACGGCGCGCAGTTCGAGCACGACGTGTCGGTGCAGGTGGAACCGCTGCACGCCGGCGACGCCGCGCTGCGCGGCGACGGCCTGCGCCTGCGCGACGGCGTGCTCGCCGACCTCAAGCGCCAGGGCTCGCTGCCGCTGCCCTACTACCCCTCGTTCGTGGTCAACGACGATCCGGCCTCCGGCTTCGAGGACGGCGTGGCCACGCCGCGCTTCTCGCACGGCTATTTCCAGCTGCGCAACCGCTTCGGCATGCTGGTGGAAACGCATTCGTGGAAGCCGTATCCGCAGCGCGTGCGCATCACCCGCAACACCATCGTCTCGGTGCTGCAGCAGGTGGCGCGCAACGGCGGCCGCTGGCGCGCCGACGCGCTGGCCGCCGACGCGCGCGCGCAGCAGCTCGGCGGCAAGACGGTGGCGCTGGACTACCGCACCACCGAACAGTCGCGGCTGGTGGATTTCCGCGGCTACGCCTATACCCGCACGCTGTCGCCGGTGTCCGGCGCGCTGATGACCCGCTACGACGAGCGCACCCCGCAGATCTGGCGGGTGCCGCTGCGCGACCGGATCGTGCCCAGCGTGGAAGTGGCCGCGCCGCGCGGCGGCTATCTGGTGCCGGCCGCGCAGGCGGCGCTGGTCGAGGCCAAGCTGCGCCAGCACGGCATCGCCTTCCGCACCCTGGACGCGGACGCCACCCTGCCGGTGCAGAGCTTCCGCGCCGACGACGCCACCTTCGCCGCGCGTTCGTCCGAAGGCCACCAGCGGCTGGCGGTCAAGGGCGCCTGGCAGGCGGAAACGCGCGCCGTCGGCGCCGGCAGCCTGTTCGTGCCGATCGCCCAGCCCAAGGCGCGGCTGCTGATGGCGCTGCTGGAACCGCAGGCGCCGGACTCGCTGCTGCAATGGGGCGAGTTCAACAGCGCCTTCGAACGCACCGAATACATGGAAGACTACGTCGCCGAGGACGTGGCGCGGCAGATGCTGGCCAGCGACCCGGCTCTGAAGGCCGAATTCGAGGCCAAGCTCGAGCACGACGCCGACTTCGCCAAGGATCCGCACGCGCGGCTGGAATTCTTCCACCGCCGCCATTCCTCCTGGGACGCGCAATACCGGCTGTATCCGGTGATGCGTAGCGACGAAGCGCCGTCCTAG
- a CDS encoding S8 family serine peptidase — protein MALLAVAMPAAAQLAVPSAGGVVQDALQTVQGGSGRLDQSLQQAQGGLQNLRRLRLDALLRRDPRGLDRDADGAIVVRSQVVALEPSETALQAAQTAGFAIVQRRSFGELGVRLVVLRAPQGMSTQRAVQRLRQLDPQGEYDYNHVYSGSGADVAAAEAQASAAAPAADAIAGFDVGLVDSGVDATHPALAGVDVQRWGCDGQVQAQAHGTAVASLLAGSAVAQGPAARTLYAADIYCGKPSGGAVVELVAALAWMAQRQVPVVNISLIGAPNRLLERAVQALLARGHLLVAAVGNDGPAAPPLYPAAYPGVIGVSAVDARLRVLPEVGRGAQVAFVAVGDVFAAAPQGRWQKQRGTSFAAPLVARLAAWHLARPDPQAAAAVRAQLQAQARDLGAPGVDPVYGHGLLGADLALQRAPGR, from the coding sequence ATGGCGCTGCTGGCAGTGGCGATGCCGGCGGCCGCGCAGCTGGCGGTGCCCTCGGCCGGCGGCGTGGTGCAGGACGCGTTGCAGACCGTCCAGGGCGGCTCAGGCCGGCTCGACCAGTCGCTGCAACAGGCGCAGGGCGGGCTGCAAAACTTGCGCCGCTTGCGCCTGGACGCGCTGCTGCGCCGCGATCCACGCGGGCTGGATCGCGATGCCGATGGCGCCATCGTGGTGCGCAGCCAGGTCGTGGCGCTGGAACCGAGCGAGACGGCGCTGCAGGCCGCGCAGACGGCGGGCTTCGCCATCGTGCAGCGGCGCAGCTTCGGCGAGCTGGGCGTGCGCCTGGTGGTGCTGCGCGCGCCGCAGGGCATGTCGACGCAGCGCGCGGTGCAGCGCCTGCGTCAGCTCGATCCGCAAGGCGAGTACGACTACAACCATGTCTACAGCGGCTCCGGCGCCGATGTTGCGGCAGCCGAGGCGCAGGCATCCGCTGCCGCCCCGGCGGCGGACGCGATCGCCGGATTCGACGTGGGCCTGGTCGACAGCGGGGTCGATGCGACCCACCCGGCGCTGGCCGGGGTGGACGTGCAGCGCTGGGGCTGCGACGGCCAGGTGCAGGCGCAGGCGCATGGCACCGCGGTGGCCTCGCTGCTGGCCGGCAGCGCGGTGGCGCAAGGCCCTGCCGCACGCACCTTGTATGCGGCCGACATCTATTGCGGCAAGCCCAGCGGTGGAGCGGTGGTGGAGCTGGTCGCGGCCCTGGCATGGATGGCGCAGCGCCAGGTGCCGGTGGTCAACATCAGCCTGATCGGCGCGCCGAACCGGCTGCTGGAACGCGCGGTACAGGCACTGCTAGCGCGCGGACACCTGCTGGTGGCGGCGGTCGGCAATGACGGTCCGGCGGCGCCGCCGCTGTATCCGGCGGCGTATCCGGGCGTGATCGGGGTCAGTGCGGTGGATGCGCGCCTGCGCGTGCTGCCCGAAGTCGGCAGGGGTGCGCAGGTTGCCTTCGTGGCGGTCGGCGACGTGTTCGCCGCCGCGCCGCAGGGGCGTTGGCAGAAGCAGCGCGGCACCTCGTTCGCCGCGCCGCTGGTGGCGCGGCTGGCGGCATGGCACCTGGCGCGGCCGGATCCGCAGGCGGCGGCCGCGGTGCGTGCGCAGCTGCAGGCGCAGGCGCGCGATCTCGGCGCGCCCGGGGTGGATCCGGTGTATGGCCATGGACTGCTGGGCGCCGACCTGGCGCTGCAGCGGGCGCCGGGCAGGTGA